From the genome of Atribacterota bacterium, one region includes:
- the mrdA gene encoding penicillin-binding protein 2, with amino-acid sequence MFSQKSKKLSKEITEKRLNDFFILIILCFVIVIINLWYLQIIRGKEFEQKAINNCIRSLVEEAPRGEVYDRNGKLLVTNRPAVNFSVIPAEISDYQTMSDNLSLIIFMDSSSILDKIRSSKQNPFHALTIKRDLEKDKIITIEEQKYKFKGSLLTVQPERKYLYQNLASHVLGYVNEISEEELNAPTFSHLSGGDIVGKSGLERYYDSYLRGEKGKKDVEVDALGREITTIEIKNPVAGNDIYLTLDCELQQYIEQQMFEKKGSVIVSEPFTGKILAMVSYPDYNPNIFTQQMTTAQWQEIAQNKDNVLCNRNLHSIYPPGSVFKVITAIAAIEEGIVNLGSSIYCPGYYQVGDLSFKCWKESGHGKQAIIEAIANSCNVFFYTIGQKLGIDKLNYYTKLLGLGEKTGIDLPGELEGLVPSEDWKRDFYNQSWYPGDTVNMSIGQGFLLVTPLQIHNMLSLIANEGLFFRFYHVEKIISQSGEIIKEFEPQLINKIDISQNTFQIIKEGMKKVVENGTGRLANIEEIKIAGKTGTAQNPQGENHAWFIGFAPYDNPEICVTVLIEHGGDGSTVAAPLAGNIIRKYFQLKYNQIAKAEQF; translated from the coding sequence ATGTTTAGCCAGAAAAGTAAGAAATTAAGCAAAGAGATAACCGAAAAAAGGTTAAATGATTTTTTTATATTAATAATTTTATGTTTTGTGATTGTTATAATCAATCTCTGGTATTTACAGATAATTAGAGGTAAAGAATTTGAACAAAAAGCAATTAATAATTGTATTCGTTCATTAGTTGAAGAGGCACCACGCGGGGAAGTTTATGACCGGAATGGCAAATTGTTAGTAACTAATAGGCCGGCAGTAAACTTTTCTGTAATACCTGCCGAGATAAGTGATTATCAAACCATGTCAGATAATCTTAGTTTAATTATATTCATGGATTCTTCTAGCATTCTTGATAAAATTAGAAGCAGTAAGCAAAATCCCTTCCATGCTTTAACCATAAAAAGAGACCTGGAAAAGGATAAGATAATTACTATAGAAGAACAGAAGTATAAATTTAAAGGTTCCTTGTTGACTGTTCAACCAGAAAGAAAATATCTTTATCAAAATTTAGCATCACATGTGCTGGGATATGTCAATGAAATTAGCGAAGAAGAATTAAACGCCCCTACCTTTAGTCATCTAAGTGGCGGGGATATTGTAGGAAAATCAGGATTAGAACGTTATTATGATTCATATTTAAGAGGTGAGAAAGGGAAAAAAGATGTTGAAGTAGATGCTTTGGGTCGAGAAATTACCACCATTGAGATTAAAAATCCTGTTGCCGGAAATGATATTTACCTGACTCTTGATTGTGAATTACAGCAATATATTGAACAACAAATGTTTGAAAAGAAAGGATCGGTAATAGTTAGTGAACCATTTACAGGTAAAATACTGGCTATGGTTAGCTATCCAGATTATAATCCTAATATTTTTACTCAGCAAATGACTACAGCACAATGGCAAGAAATTGCTCAAAATAAAGATAATGTTTTATGTAATCGCAATCTACACAGTATTTATCCCCCAGGTTCAGTATTTAAAGTCATTACTGCTATTGCCGCTATAGAAGAAGGGATCGTAAACTTGGGTAGTAGCATCTATTGTCCGGGATATTATCAGGTTGGAGATCTATCATTTAAATGCTGGAAAGAAAGCGGGCATGGCAAACAGGCTATAATTGAAGCAATTGCTAATTCATGTAATGTATTTTTTTATACCATCGGACAAAAGTTAGGCATTGACAAACTAAATTATTATACAAAGTTATTAGGACTTGGTGAAAAGACCGGTATAGATTTACCAGGAGAGCTGGAAGGGTTGGTACCTTCAGAAGATTGGAAAAGAGATTTTTATAACCAGTCTTGGTATCCTGGTGATACTGTTAATATGTCTATTGGTCAGGGATTTTTGCTGGTTACGCCTTTACAAATTCATAATATGCTCAGTTTAATTGCTAATGAAGGCTTATTTTTTAGATTCTATCATGTTGAAAAAATTATTTCCCAGTCTGGAGAAATTATAAAGGAATTTGAACCGCAATTAATAAATAAAATTGATATATCTCAAAATACCTTTCAAATTATCAAAGAGGGTATGAAAAAGGTTGTTGAGAACGGAACTGGGCGTTTGGCAAATATTGAAGAGATAAAAATTGCCGGGAAAACAGGCACTGCTCAGAATCCACAGGGAGAGAATCATGCCTGGTTTATTGGTTTTGCTCCTTATGATAATCCCGAAATATGTGTTACCGTACTGATAGAACATGGAGGAGATGGAAGCACTGTCGCTGCTCCTCTTGCTGGTAACATTATAAGAAAATATTTTCAACTAAAATATAATCAAATAGCTAAAGCTGAGCAATTTTAA
- the mreD gene encoding rod shape-determining protein MreD produces MRIWVKAGIIFFTLIIELVMANILTFDVVKPDLMLIVIICLSFLSNSEGGIIIGFTGGLAKDIFSVNLLGTHALVKTIIGYISGIIRERIFYQHLLWIITIVTFLFTFLNNILIYYLLESLHNDYNFIAIFMKHIVLQAIINSILAPIIFISIRKICTYLQRRS; encoded by the coding sequence ATGAGGATATGGGTCAAAGCAGGAATAATTTTTTTTACCCTAATAATTGAATTAGTAATGGCAAATATCCTGACCTTTGATGTAGTAAAGCCTGATTTGATGTTAATTGTGATTATCTGTTTATCATTTTTATCCAACTCCGAAGGAGGTATTATAATCGGTTTTACTGGAGGACTAGCAAAAGATATTTTTTCGGTTAATTTATTAGGTACCCATGCCTTAGTAAAAACAATAATTGGATATATATCAGGAATAATAAGAGAAAGGATATTCTATCAGCATTTGCTCTGGATAATAACCATTGTAACTTTTTTGTTTACTTTTTTGAATAATATTCTTATTTACTATTTGCTAGAATCATTACATAATGATTATAATTTTATAGCAATTTTTATGAAACATATAGTGTTGCAAGCGATAATTAATAGTATCTTAGCACCCATTATTTTTATAAGCATCAGAAAAATATGTACTTATCTTCAAAGGCGGAGTTAA